The segment ttttaaggattaaataaaatactgtGTGTAAAGTAACATGTATCAAGGGCAGATAAATATTAGCCATTATTCTAATTACTGCTAGGATTCTGACATTGTATTGGACCGTCACCCACAGGAGATTGCAATCTAGTTGAGGAAACATGATAAAACACATATTATATTTTCAGAAGGAAATTGTTCAGAATCAAGTGTTCAAATACAAGATCTGAGCAACTCTAAGCTATTAACACATTATTAACCAGAGACATATTAATTTCATCTCTTGTTATCCAAATGTTATAGACCAGAGAAGTTTCAGTCTTCCCTTACATAACAAATCACCAGCCACAGGCATTAGCGTCTGCAAAAATTCCTCTCTCAATAATATGTTAAATTTTGCCCAGTATAGTGCTTTCTGTACCATTAAAAGACTGAAAACTCCTGCTGCACATTTGTGTGTGAGCATTGCAAACGAGTAGGGACACTGCTGTATCTCTTGTTAACAAGGAAGTTTTAGACATTACTATTGTCTAGTCTCTGCTGCTTGCATAATAATGACTATgcctcaaacaattaaaaaacgaaaacaataaaagtaattgagattctaaaagtctgttctttgcttTCATTTAGAGGAGCTAAGACAAGAACAGGCTGTTTCCTTTCATTCTGTCATAATAGCATTTCAAAAAGATGCACAAAGAATTTCAATTGACCTTTGGAACTAGCCCTGCATTTGAGTAGTTTGTATGTAGAAGGCTGTTGGAGTTGTTTGTATATAGATGGCTGTGGCTTAATGGCTAAACGTTAatgttcaaattctttttctgaagCATACTTTGCTATATGACACTGAACCACTCCTGCGATTTTTACTCTATAAAAGGAGGATAACAGATCAGTAGAGAAAACTTAATGTctgtaacaaaatagaaacacaataaaaatactttaataatCAATGTAATGCCTATTAAACAGTGAGGATTTAAGCCAAAACttataacaaaagacaaagaaatttattatataatgatatataggTCAATTTACTAAAaggatacaacaattataaatatatacacatccaAAATCAGAGTGCCTAAATACATTAAGCACATATTAACAGAACTAAACAGAGAAACAGATAATACAATCATAGTTGGAAACTTTACTACCTTACTTTCAACAATGGgaagatcatccagacagaaaatcaaaaaggaaatgttGAACTTGAACTCTACTTGGTCTACTTTAGACCAAGTGAACCTAAAACACATATAGGACGTTGCATCCCACAGCTTCAGAACATACATTCTTCTTAAGTGCATGCAGATTATTCTCTTGGATAGGTCAAATGACAGATCGTAAAACAAGTCTTGGCAAATTTAAGAAGGCTGAAATCATACCAAGACTCTTTTCCAATCACAACTGTTTGAAACTAAAAATCAGTAACAGGAATAAAACTAGAAAGTTCACCAATatgcagaaattttaaaacacacttgTAAACAACCAGCCAATGGatcaaaggagaaatgaaaagttaaaaggtaccctgaaacaaattaaaaaaaaaaaaggaaacacaacatatcaaaacacatgggatgcagcaaaaacagttctaagagggaagtttatagtgataaacACCTgtgttaagaaaaacattttaaaaggtatcaaataaacaacctaactttatacctcaaGTAACTAGGAACCAATTTCAAGCACAAAGTTCATGAAAGgaagcaaaaacaaagatcaaagcagatatatatgaaataaagacCAGAAGGACAAAAGTCAGCAAAGCTAAGCGCTATTTTTtggaaaagttaaacaaaattaacaaacctttagctagactaagggaaaaaaaaaaaaaaaacgcaaagaagtaaaactggaaatgaaagaggagatattataactgatatcacagaaatccaaaggatcataagagactactatgaatcATTAAATGCAACAAATTGGATAATCTAAAAGACATGGATAAGTTTCTAGAAACATGTAACTTACCAAGACtgaatctttgaaaaagaaatagaaaatatgaacagaccaattaccagtaaggagattgaatcagtaatcgaAAATTCTCACCAAAGAAAATCTCAAGACCAGACGACTTTCCTGGTAAATTCtacccaacatttaaaaaaattaatgccaattcttctaaaactcttccaaaaaactgaagaggagagaacacttccaaattaattttacaaggtcagcattaccctgatatgAAAGCCATGTAAGGACACTATAAGAAAACTGTAAGCTTATCTCCCTGATGAATATGAATGCTAAAATTCTCAacgaaaatattagcaaaccaaactCAACAGCACATTATGTGCTAcatcacattaatagaatgaaaaataaaaatcacatgagcATCTCATTAGATACGAgagaaaatttaacaaaatacaacATCCTTTCATGTTAATAACTATCAATAAATTGGGTATAGAAGGAATgcacttcaacataataaagtccatatatatCAAGCCCACAGATGACATCATACTCAATGTTAAAAGATTAAAAGTTTTTCTGGTAAGATCAGAAGCAAGACAAGGTTACCCACTCTCATGACTGTATTTAGCGTAGTACTGGAGGTCCTAGCCAGAATaaccaggaaggaaaaaataaataaaaggtattgaaaccaaaaccaaaaaagtaaaattgtctctgtttgcagatgatgatCTTACGTAGAGAAATCCTAATAATGTCAccccctcaaaaaagaaaaaaaacctgttaGAACTAATATATGAACTCAGtagcagattaaaaaaatcaacatacaaaaatcagttgtgtttaaGACTTTGATGGCAAACTATGCATTAGTTCTTGAAGTCTCTGCCCCAAAGTGACTCATATCACTTCTGCTTATGTCTCATTGAGCAAGTCTGATGCCTTTGTTGGGTATGTATAAGCCACATGTAGCAGGGGCAATGAATCTTTTCAGAAATAATCCTGTCTCCCCACTCTTAGGACTATCTTCCAGTAGTCACTTGAGTTGCTGTTGTGGTAGTACACTGATGTAGGGAAATGTTTGTATTGATTTCTAGAGCAAGTGTATTATGTCTTGTAAGAGACTGACTCTTGACTTTATGGTTTTTGACCTCTAGATGGCATTCTCTGGGTAGATCATCATCCACCTAGGCCCAAGATGCAGTTACAAATGACTTGTAATTTATTTCCTCATATTAAATTCCCCTTCAATAGTGAAAATTTGCCACTGTCAAAGCTCATCAAAGGAAGGTACTCCAGAAGACATTCAACAAGGAGctacagaaatgtgagaaatgacAGCATCACTGAGATCACTGACCCGCCTCCCAGTGGAATTCCTTAAAGCATGTGATACTTGGTTGAAGTAACACATATAATATGTGTAATACATTACATAtaatattatcatatatataaaGTTGTGTGAGTACATGTATAATACCTCTCACGTGtttgttaaaaagaaatcaacatgGCTTTAGGCATCCCTAGCTCAATTTTTGAAGCAGAGAGACACAACTACAGAATGATAATAATGGATAGCCTGTGTGAAAAGCTTGTAGTGTTCTAGGCACTAAATGATGTATGTGGTTTACCTCCTAAGCCCTTGCAGTCAGGGCTGGGACTGGGATGAGGGAAGCAAGCAACCTGCCTGGGGCACAGAATTTAAGGAGATGCCTGGACAAATACAAGGTTGATGCTTGCTTGACCCTGACCATGAATGCCTCCTTCAGTGCCTCACTCACCTCACTCTAATCCCAGACCTGCTTGTAGCAGCCCTGTGAGCTCAAGATCATCAACTCCCttcttcacagatgaggaagcagtggCTTTTGAGGATGAGTATCTTGCTTCACTTGAACCCAGGCAGCGTGGACACCCAAGTCTGAGCCTTGACTCACTGAGCCTGCATCAGCGCCTTCATCGACGCCTCATCTAaagttttggttgtttttgtcGTCTTTTCCAGGTGTCCAAGGCAGCTGCAGATTTGATGGCCTACTGTGAAGCGCATGCCAAGGAAGATCCCCTCCTGACACCTGTTCCGGCTTCAGAAAACCCATTTAGGGAGAAGAAGTTTTTCTGTGCTATCCTTTAAGTCTTCAGGAGGAACCTGAGGAGCCTCGGGGCTCCAGGGACACTGATGTAGAGTTTTTAGCAAAGTGGGCGCCTTTCTAGTCCACAGCATTTAAAGAGAGGGAGGAGAACCATCCTGGAGTCTCCAGGCTTATGCATGTTTAAAGAACTGGTCCCCTTTATGAGTATGAAAGCTGATCCACACCCCAAGTTAAGAGATCTGATGTCTGGAGAACTGCCTAGAGGAGGGGAATATGTAAAGATAAAATTGATGTCATTTCTTTCCTGCTATCCCTCCCCAAACCTTATGTTTCtgcttcatatttaaaaaaaataaaaattaaaacagacagCTGTCCTGAGCTCAGATATGTATGACCTTCTTGGAATGAATATTGCCTTTAGAATACCCTTTGACAAGCTGAGTTGCCCAGTGTAGCCATGGTTTGGTTCAATGACGTTGATGTTtcgtctttgtttcttttctttttcccttttcccccacCCTTCCTTCCACCCCTCTCCATTAGAGTAGTGAAGAGATAGGCTGGATTTGTCTGTAAGACTGAACTCGAAGGATGAGCACCCAAAGGGTTTAGAGAGGTGTTCCCCGTGGTTTATCCTCATGGTAATAACAACAAATGCCGGTTGTCTGTGTTCTTTGATCACTATTCCTAACATTTGTACATGATAGCTTTGATTCTGCAAGTAAAAGTAAATCATGTGTTGTGACTGGTGCTTTCATATATTTGTGACAGTTTTTGAGTAATACTGCATGAAAATGTCCCCATGTTACATCCATTCAGAAGTTCTGTTGTTTTACTATAAAgtttggaaaaagaataaaagagaaataaagctaGGGAGGACAAGACTCAGTATCTTGAAAACTGAGATGACTTCAGAGCCTTAGCCACGCCTAAAATACCTCCTAGTTAACAGAGGCATCAGTGCTTCTGCAACGTATTTTCCAGAATCCAGAGCATTTTGATTTGAACCAGGATCCAGGGCAGCACACGTAGCAGCAAGCATCAGAAGCACAGATTCACCTTGAGTTGGGAAGTgctgtggtcacagagtcagagcaAATTCCCTTTTTCCCTGAGTCGCCAAAATTCTAGAGTGAAGAAGGCTTTCTGTGCTCTTCTTAACAAGAAAAAACATGGCCCTCATTTGTTCAAGTATCAAGAGGAATAACCCTTTACTCCAAATCAAATCCACTCTCAGAATCCAGCggttcacatgccagcaaggaaGGGTCAGGTGCCACCCCAAGCAGCTCCACCAGAAGCAGTTCTGGCTCTTTTTTCCACTGAGATAGCCTTTGTTTTTCACCTAAATTCTCAATAGagtcttttctttgtgtttgttctCCTCTTTGTTGGTTAGAGTCTCTCTGCCTTTGTTTACAACTTCCTTGCAGCTCTAGCCTTCTCTTCCCAAGAGATGTgttgaaagtgatttttttctttgtggctcCAGTCCACCAGTAATGGGAAACTTGGAAGTCTTTCTCACTTTTTTCAGTGTTGTTTCTAGGCAGATGAGGGCTCTCTTacaactctttttttattttgaaattccaaaagacgatttctgaattaattttattctctttccattctcttcctcccattaaaaaaaaaaaaaggagggcaaggaaggaagaaaataaaaatctgcccAGGGATGGATTTTGAAAGAAACTTGATAAACACTTTGCTTAGCTTCTTGTATGGGGATGAGGGTAAAACAATAAATACATTCAATTAAAACTCAtatctgggggggggggggggcagggagaCTATTAAGACATTGTGAAATTCATGAATGCACTCCTGTAACCAAATACTTCTGTTCAGGCTTTTGGATTTTGTTACAGTCAGTGGGATTCTGATGAAGATTTAGTGGGGGAAAAACCCTG is part of the Bos indicus x Bos taurus breed Angus x Brahman F1 hybrid chromosome 10, Bos_hybrid_MaternalHap_v2.0, whole genome shotgun sequence genome and harbors:
- the GNG2 gene encoding guanine nucleotide-binding protein G(I)/G(S)/G(O) subunit gamma-2, which gives rise to MASNNTASIAQARKLVEQLKMEANIDRIKVSKAAADLMAYCEAHAKEDPLLTPVPASENPFREKKFFCAIL